One window of Mesorhizobium sp. WSM4904 genomic DNA carries:
- a CDS encoding acyltransferase, whose product MKAASAAGLQDAAGPARVRTIQSKLLGLQVLRFAAAFFVVLFHLGVGLQIEFGNRTNIFHNGAIGVDIFFVISGFIIAYTTDPQKGVLYFVRRRLMRIVPLYWTLTAGIAVLATLKPGLLNSTAIDGETLIKSLFFVPFAKANGAVQPILFLGWTLNYEMFFYGIYAACLAFGLCSPLVPAAIIVLLVAATSLVKLDYVPWRFYTSPLMLEFVLGIGLYLLYRRSPAIFRGRSLPIFLVFVAAMALRAPLLEIHWLVANGIPAVLLVAAVLPWAPAPTPIVLFMVLLGNVSYSLYLSHPYVLQLAVKLMPDHAGAATQILLGGAACVLSVALSIVLYFTIERPAQLAAPVPKRR is encoded by the coding sequence ATGAAGGCAGCATCCGCTGCTGGCTTGCAAGACGCCGCCGGGCCGGCGCGCGTGCGGACCATCCAATCCAAACTGCTCGGCCTGCAGGTGCTGCGGTTTGCGGCTGCCTTTTTCGTGGTCCTGTTCCATCTTGGCGTCGGCTTGCAGATCGAATTTGGAAACCGGACCAACATCTTTCACAACGGGGCGATTGGGGTCGACATCTTCTTCGTCATCAGCGGCTTCATCATCGCCTACACGACCGATCCCCAAAAAGGCGTGCTGTATTTCGTCAGACGTCGGCTTATGCGCATCGTCCCACTCTACTGGACACTGACGGCGGGCATTGCGGTCCTGGCCACGCTGAAGCCCGGTCTGCTGAATTCGACCGCGATCGACGGCGAGACCTTGATCAAGTCCCTGTTCTTCGTCCCGTTCGCAAAAGCGAATGGAGCCGTGCAGCCGATCCTGTTTCTGGGTTGGACGCTGAATTATGAGATGTTCTTCTACGGCATCTATGCCGCGTGCCTGGCGTTCGGCCTGTGCAGCCCGCTCGTGCCGGCCGCAATCATCGTGCTTCTCGTCGCCGCCACGAGCCTCGTGAAGCTGGATTACGTCCCGTGGCGGTTCTACACCAGTCCTTTGATGCTCGAATTCGTGCTCGGCATCGGCCTTTATCTTCTTTACAGGCGCAGCCCCGCGATCTTTCGTGGGCGCTCGCTGCCGATATTCCTCGTGTTCGTGGCGGCTATGGCGTTGCGCGCGCCGCTGCTCGAGATCCATTGGCTGGTGGCCAACGGCATTCCGGCGGTGCTGCTGGTCGCCGCCGTCCTGCCATGGGCGCCGGCCCCGACGCCAATCGTCCTGTTCATGGTTCTGCTGGGGAACGTGTCCTATTCGCTCTATCTCTCGCACCCTTACGTGCTTCAACTCGCCGTCAAACTGATGCCGGACCATGCGGGAGCCGCCACGCAGATCCTGCTGGGCGGTGCCGCCTGCGTGCTTTCAGTCGCCCTCTCGATCGTGTTGTACTTTACGATCGAACGGCCGGCGCAGCTTGCTGCGCCTGTCCCGAAGCGTCGATGA
- a CDS encoding SGNH/GDSL hydrolase family protein, whose protein sequence is MQATLMAALLLVIGIAAWPTYAAEPAFKNARLIGRFLDAGDQAAFEWPGSAIEFAFAGSWLDVVLDDRGKNSLVLDVDGKLSRIDLKKGSNTYRLVATQGADRHSVRLVRRTEAFFGTTTLKDVRTDGTLLRPVPKKRSLLVIGDSISVGYGIEGKDAKCKFSADTENQYLTYAAIAARRYDADVITLAASGKGLVRNFQGAKGRTMADLYDRVLPSRRDREALPKTDVIIVHLGTNDFSGGARPANFAASYAELLAKLRANAPDAMIYAGFGPSLTGENLAAADKAVDDVVKQRRDAGDSKTAMIRFTEPPGASLRGCDWHPNEAGQQRMANQLGDRIEADLGWTQAR, encoded by the coding sequence ATGCAGGCAACCCTGATGGCCGCATTGTTGCTCGTCATCGGGATCGCTGCCTGGCCAACATATGCTGCCGAGCCAGCCTTCAAGAATGCCCGGCTGATCGGACGGTTTCTCGACGCCGGCGATCAGGCGGCTTTCGAGTGGCCCGGCAGCGCGATCGAGTTCGCGTTCGCGGGCAGTTGGCTGGACGTCGTGCTCGACGATCGCGGCAAGAACAGCCTGGTGCTGGATGTCGACGGCAAACTGTCCCGGATCGATCTGAAGAAAGGCTCCAACACCTACCGTCTCGTCGCGACGCAGGGCGCGGATCGCCACTCCGTCCGGCTCGTGCGCCGTACCGAGGCGTTTTTCGGAACCACCACTCTCAAGGATGTGCGCACCGATGGCACGCTTCTGCGGCCTGTGCCGAAGAAGCGCAGCCTGTTGGTGATCGGCGACTCGATTTCCGTCGGTTACGGCATCGAGGGCAAGGACGCGAAATGCAAGTTCAGCGCCGATACGGAAAATCAGTACCTGACCTATGCCGCGATCGCGGCGCGACGCTACGATGCGGACGTAATCACCTTGGCCGCTTCGGGAAAGGGGCTCGTTCGCAACTTTCAGGGAGCCAAGGGGCGCACAATGGCGGATTTGTACGACCGGGTTCTGCCCTCGCGGCGGGATCGCGAAGCGCTGCCCAAAACCGACGTCATCATCGTTCATCTCGGGACGAACGATTTCAGCGGCGGCGCCCGGCCCGCCAATTTTGCCGCCAGCTATGCCGAATTGCTGGCGAAACTGCGCGCCAATGCACCTGATGCGATGATCTACGCCGGGTTCGGGCCATCGCTAACGGGGGAGAACCTCGCCGCGGCGGACAAGGCGGTGGACGACGTGGTCAAGCAGCGGCGTGACGCCGGCGACAGCAAGACGGCGATGATCCGCTTCACCGAACCGCCTGGGGCATCGTTGCGCGGCTGCGACTGGCATCCCAACGAGGCCGGCCAGCAACGCATGGCCAATCAGCTTGGGGACAGGATCGAGGCGGACCTCGGCTGGACGCAAGCCCGATGA